Part of the Serinus canaria isolate serCan28SL12 chromosome 1, serCan2020, whole genome shotgun sequence genome is shown below.
CATCTTCAATACTATTTTTCTGGAAAGGGAGAAATACTCCATGTCATGTATTTGCTCATATATCTGGTAATGGTGAACTTTCCTTTTACTTGCAGGAAATATACTGTTCACAGTTAGAAAAGCTACTTATATCCTAATGTTATTTCTATGTCAGAAGATTGTCtagaaatataataaaagtTACAAAACAGCTGATATTGCAggaatttctgttctttgatTTATCTGCACTTTGAAGTGTATAGCTGGCATAGctctcatttaaaaattagagCATTTTCCAGCCTATTTCTTTGTAAGGATAGTTTTGTGGAATTAATGTAAACTTATCAGTACAGCTCAAAAATGGATAGGCAAGTTCATTTTTATGATAGATGTCTTTGGCAACTCTATCAGCAACCCACTCAGGGATGTTTTTATTTCCGCTTTCAAGAGGTAGAAAGATATTTCAGTGAAGATGAATTCAAGCTAGTGCCATACTGGGGGGCAGCACATTGCACCTCTGCTGGGCTCAAGGACTGCTCTGGTTTGCCCTGGGGAGGCAATGCATGGTTAAATGTAAATCCCCTTTCTTATGTCTCAGCCTGCTTCAGATGCCTGCATCAGGGCTGGTTGTcctgtcttttctttctaaCGATGGAGAGAAATTGTCCCCTTCTGAAAGGGATTAAACTGAATTATCACAGTCCTCTGTTTCAGGGTGAAATGACTGGGCATGTAGGACACAAGTGGAAGGGTACTGCAATCAGCTCTCTTCTGCATTATGTTCATGAAAACTAACTTTATTCAATGTTTTTAGTTTTCATACATTTCTCAAACACATTAAAAGTTTgtgtgggagcacagggatgctttgtttctctccacttaattttctttatctgaGAATTAGGGCAAAATACATATTATGTAACATGCCAATATATTATCCATTTGCAGTTCTCTTGATGACATAAACTATTCAAAGTCCAAGATTTTACACATAGAGACATACTGATCACACTGAAATCAAATGCATGTAAGGACAGTTTATAAACCAAAAAACAATTACAATGTAACCTGTGGAAAAAAGTGtcataaaaaaaccctgtcGCCTTGTAAAGCCCACCAAATAGGAAGACCCACCAAGTAGTAAGAAGTCCAGCATTTTTCAGGCTCTcaaacagaaaagaggaaatttgcCCTCATGAAATGAAGACAGTCCCAAAAGTAGAGCAGAACTGACACTTACTTCCAGTTCTGAGAGATCCCAAAATATCAGACCTAGAAAATTTGAGACATCACTTCATATAGAAAAGCTACTGGCAAATGTTTTTAGGAATTTCTGAGCTTTGCATCTCTCCATGGTTGAATCTGAAATGTGGCATTCGTGCCAGTGTTTGCTTTTAATCATCACTTGCAAAATACTcatacaaaactgaaaaaaccccagactcCTCAAGAAAGCATTCATACAAAAGGGATTGATGTCCCTTCTCTTCACTGGTATCTTCTTATTTTTGGTGTAAGGGGCAATTAAGAGTAACCATATGTATGTTGGCAGTAATTTTCACACTCTGACTCACTTTCAGTCATTCTTTCAATCTGCATTTATCACTCCTTAGTGGTGAAGAGATCTTTGGTCATGCTTTGGCCAGGCAGGTGCTGTCAGGATGCACAATATTGCCCTGCAGCTTCTGTGTgcttaaattaattttacctGACGTAAAACCAAACATGGCTTTGTTATTTGTAAGTGGAAGGTCAAGCTCGAAATAAATTTGGCAGTACTTAATGCTAGATCACCCAAAAAATCACTAAATGTACACAAAACCTCCAGCAACACCTTTTCTGTGCCTGACAATGAATTTATTTGAGAACTGTAGCAATTTATTGTTGATGTGTCAGCCCATGTCTGTGGTGTGCAAAAGCCCAACTTTGCATCAGTGTAAGTGAGCATACACACAAAATAGAATCCTTTCATTAATAATATAGCTAAATACTCCTTGTAGGGAGATAAACATGTTATCTGAAGATGAGCAAATGGGTGACAAAAGATCCTGGCATAAGCATGAGGgcttttagtatttttatatCATCACTGCTGAATCCCAGTGATCAGAACCCAATCAGTCCTTTACAGTTTCTGAAATTACCCTTGCTACTCAAggctttcaaaatttttatgtgatttggagtttttttgtcGAAACCATATTCTAACAAAAAGATTGGAATGGTAAAATTGCTTAGGTCAAGGCCATTTCAGATGACCAGGGACAATCTAAGATTAATTTAGCCATTTCAGTCACAAGAATCTCTTACTCTTATGCCAGAAGTATAAACATATTACCTAACATTTTTGATTTCTCTTATTAAATACTTTAGTACCCTGCACAATTGATGCATCAATTGATTTCCAAACTATTTATTTCTGGTATGTTCTACGTGTTTGTTCTCTGGCctggggagaagaaaggaattCCAGGAACACACCTGGTCACccatttctttcaaatgtttACCTAGGTACATTAAGCCTCCCAGAGTGTATAACTCATGCACAAATAATGTTTACAGTATTCATGTGAATAACCTCCACAAAACCTGCTTTGTTACCCACAAAAGTGTTAGGCTTTTTTTGTTCCagatctttgctttttattctgaaaagtTGAAAGCAggcttactttttaaaatttgtaaaataaactCCAAATCtttgtgtctttttctttctaactaCTTTGAGGATCTTGCTGACAAATGTTAAGAAGGTATATGCTGTATTATGTGCACTGTTGTGCAATATAGACCAGATGCCTGGTGACGTTTGTGCTGAAGATACCACTGCAACTGGGCaatatttaattcatttttgtcATAGGAATGATCAAAATAAAGGACTTTGTTGTCCATTATCCTGCTCCTTCAATGGCCCTTGGCAGATGCACTGTGGATCTGGGATCTTTCACAGAACAAGCCTATACAGTCACTTCCCTGGAGTGATCTCCCTTCCTCAAGGAATTTAGGGTTCTGAGATTTCAGGAGCCCAAGATGGTGCACtgatattctatgattctgtggcTTATTCTTTCCTGAATTTGTCTGGTTAGTTTCTGAACTCATCAAAATTTTCAGCTACAATGAGCATAGCAACTTGACTATGACttgtaggaaggaaaaaaaaatcttcctctgCTTGTTTCAAATGCACTGCATTGTAATGGCAAAAAATTAAGGAGGACAATAGGAAAAATGTCTTGTAATTCCACTTCTCTTTGTTGCTCAAAACTGTCAGCTATTATCAGAATAATTTTACATTGGAAggactttttcattttcccagatGCCTAATGTATTACCAAGacattttgttctttattcAGAGAGTTTGCAGTCTGAGTAATAGAGTTTCCTATCCGCTGTTTGCATTGAAGTGAAATTGAATGTCAAGGtcttatttatatattttttagcCTTGGAATAATTAGTGAAGTTCCACAGAGAATGTAAAATTCTGTATGATTTGATTCTTCATTACAGTCATTATTTGGCAGGAAAGGGGGGGTGAAATTAGAGACCACATATGGAGTCTTTCATGCAGCTGGGTCTTTGAGTACTATCAGACAGTTATGGAAGGTTAATAAGACTTTTTGAATTCTAAACAATGTATAAACAATGTGTGTCTTTTCCCCTTATCTTTCATATGCTGTAGAGAGGTTTAAACGATTAGAAACATGAGTGGAGCTACTATAGTTGCCTTCTTTGTTATctgcattttctccctgcacTGATCTGGGAGTGAAGGACCATTTGATCTCCCCTCTGTAGAGTGGGGGAAGCAGAAGGAGGACACACACCACTCTCCTGTGGACCCCCTGGGCCTCCAGGTCCTCTCCTTCTTGCCCATTTCAGCACAGTCCTCTGGTTGCAAATCTTACAATAATAAGCAGGTATGCACCTAGCAATCTGGGATTTAGgggacatttttttcccacagctTTCCTTCTCTCATTATATCTCATGGAAGATGtctgcatgttttattttgtagtcTGTCAGCATAGTTTTATCTGATTGCTCCTAATACCAGAGTTACAGAGATAAGGGGAtttcaagggaagaaaaaaactgcagaatTTAAGAACCCACTGGCAATAACAATCACAAAGTTTTATGGGTTTTCTGAGGTTTCTGTAAGTCTAGCCAGCTAAGCCTCTTTTCAAACCGAAATGAGGTAAAGTTTACTGCAGGTAAGGGTAATACtcaaaggaaaatctgaaagCAGCATATGGTGTTACTTTCTTCTgcacatattttatttccactAGAACTGGCCACATTTAATCACatattttttgtgatttttttttaaattttaaaagatattctGTTGGTGTGTAAAATTCAggctctttttccattcataaagattttatttacCTCAGAAAGGCTTTCAGATACACTTTAGAAAAACTATAGTATTTTCCTTACCACTTTTGATTATTTAAAGAtcaatttaggaataaaataatgtatggttgaatttcagagaaaaaatatgcatttcaaCTGCTTATTTGATGCACTTATACCTATAAGCAAAAGCTAGGTTTAATAaaagcctggctgctctgggtcCAGAAGAAGTTATATGAGGTGACCTCAGCCTCCAAGGGTCCAGCTGACTTATATACCTGTACCTGTCCCAACTGATTCTCTCACTCTTTTTCCAAATTTAGTTTTTTGACACTGCACAGCTTGGTTTGCCTTACCACCAGGAGCTGTTGTGACCTGCTCTGTTCTAAATGTCACTCTCATGGTTCTTAAAACACTGTTGGATTACCAGTTTTCCAAAGcatgcacacagagaaaaccaaCACACAGCTACTAatagtttttattcttttcctgtttctctgcagggctgggtaaATGAAGCAAGACAAGCCTGTGAGAATGCCCAGAGACATTTGTTAGATATAGCTGGTTCTGAAGACAAACCCAGCACTATGGGCAGCCCAGGAGGAAGCTTCCTCTGGTCAACTTGCAGAGGAGTCACTGGGATCAGAGGACactggaaaggaggaggaagaccACAGGCTTTGAACTGCAAGAGTTAAACTGATTGAGACAAAACTGTGGGGAACCTGTCCTGATGGCAGAGGATGCAGCTTGGAAGGATGAGAGACTCAGTCCAGGAGAGCCCCAACAGAGCAAAAGCTGGTCTTGCCTCTCCCTTAGTTGTTTCCACCACTAGTTTTGCACAGGGTGGATTGCTTGTCTGACCCCTCAGCAGGCAAGTTTCCCTTGGAAAATTAGCAGAACATTAACTGAGAAAAAACATGAATAATTTCCCTGTAGGTTGCCGGAAAACTTTCTGGGCTTTCAGCCTCAGTGAGCTCTTAGAAGAGACAGGAATTTCCTGAAACAGCACGATATTATCCACCTAGTTAAATCTAGGTCCTGGCCTGCTATCATGGCCACAGGTATGAGCCACATAGTACCCAGAAACTGTTTGACacttttcctctgaaagctGATAGGAAAGCATTCGGAGCCACACACCAAAATTTCCACTTTGCCCAGCGTGCTTCCAAAAGCCAGAAGCCAGACTGCCTCTCAGCAAAGATCTGAAAGCAGAGGTGAAGTGTAAGTGGAGTGTAAAGAAACTGTAGGAAATATTGCTTTAGCATCCCCCTTAGATGCTGCCCTGTCATCATGCCTGACAGGTATGAGGCAAGTTTTGTGCAGACTGGAGATTGATAGATTGGTATCTCCTTTTCTGCTACGTGCCATCTGCAGTCTATAGCAGGAAGAGACTGCCTTTTACCTTTTGCTAATGTTTCTATACTTTCATTGCTCTGATTGCATCAGCATCTCTTCTCCCTTGTTTTGGACTGCAGATCAATGacatttttcttgctcttaGAAGTTGCTTCTAATATTTGGCCTGTGTTTTCATACCAGTCTGAATGTCTGTTTTCTGATGCATTAAGCTTGTGTCTGGGTATCCCAGTATCAGATCAAAAATAACATGGCCACATAATAAAAGCATTGAATTGATAACATTCACTGGTTCACACAATCTGAGTCTTCTGGTTTATCAGACTGAATTTCCTGTCTGTTTAATAGACTCTCTGTCTTTCCACTTGTTCTCTAATTGTCAAGTGGTCCTTGTGCTTATCAATCTCAAATAaccatttttttcactttttctctaGACAATTTGTATCTTCACTGGTAATTGAAGATACAGCATCAACTTTGTCTATCCAGCCCTTGCTTCTCCACAATTTTATGcttgacttttaaaataaccacaattaaaattattctccATTTTCCCATCacaagtttcttttttccccactcagCGTAGCCAACTAGACCTAAAATCCTCATGAATTCCTAACAAGAAATTAACAAGCAACACTGAGGGATACTTCCTTCATGGTGCCATCCAGCtatcagaattttttaaaacccaCTTATACTACTTGATTGCTTCAGTATTACCAGCCCAGAACGGAGACTTCCATGGCATTTTACAAAAGGAGGACATGATATTTTGAAGATCACCCCACTCAGCTCTGAggaaacaaggaattaattatATGAGGTAATGTGAACCCCCATTCAATGCCATTGTTTTTTACTTGGAATATTCCTTGTCCTTGTCCATAACCACATCAGAAATCCATAGGCCTTCTCCCTGTGAAGCTCAGTTTAGCATTGCAGCACAGTGTTGCAAATCTGATCCTGACGCTGCAAGCATGCCAACAGGTGAGCTTCAGGAAGATTTCTCCCTTCTCTGGGAGTTTTCCTTCTAGTAAGTATTGACATCTTTATAAAGCAAGAGGGgtgtgtgctgctcctgagTCACATTCCTGATTCAAAGCTCCTCATTTGTACCATTGCACAGGGAATTCCGTGGTTAACCAGCTGCTTCGGAAACTCATCACATGGCAACTCTCAAGGCTCAGATCCTTCTTTTGTAACACTGAACATAAAATCTCATTTGAATATTGAAACAGGGTATTGAACGTATTTGTTTGTATCACTGTCTGCATAAATACATATTTGAGGGCTTTTCTGGTTCCCTCAGAGGCTCTTCCTCAAGTTTCTCCCAATCCCTGTGGGTTTTCAgtggatattaaaaaatacatattgcTAACCTCAGAGATGGGCTTCTCCTCATGTATAGTATTTTTGTAGTAACATCCATGGGAAGAATGGTAAACAAAACGGTAAGGTTTCCTAAACAGCCAgatacaaacaaaataaaataaatcaaattagtAACCTTTCTATGatagaatatattttacaaGCCGAACATGAAAACCAGTGGAATCAGCTAAAAAATAGTAAACATCAGAACTATggttagaaatattttttgaaaaatcaaatacttTCCCTTTGTCTTTTTTGCTCCAGGCTCCCCCATCACAGGCTCCCTGGAAGTGGGACCAAGGGATAATCCCCTGGAATACCTGAGGCATAGAAGCCAACAGGATTAAAGCACCTCGTGCTCCTCAGCCTGGTCATGTGATGACCTCCTGATCCCAGCAAAGGCCTCGTTTCCCAGCAAAGTTCTCACTTCATTTGCCTGTCTGTTGTTCCTGCCTCCACTAAGCACAAGGAAATAACTCACAAAGCTTTTAGTaagaaacaaacccaagaaaaccACTCATATTAACAGCAGTAGtagatgaagaaaataatggatAACTCATGTGTGCTTTGCCCAGCAGTTGTCCTCCTCCAAGGGGCAGCTTCAAAGAATGTCTAACTTTTAAATCTGCTCATGCAGCTCTGTCAGCTCTCCTCAGGCTAATGTACAAGAAGAAAGAGGTGGGTGGTCTGGAGGCTGCCCAGTAACATATTGAGTAAGGAGCACAGATATGGTGTTTGCAAACTGCTTGATGGGAGAAAAACAGGAgtcaatgtttttttcttgatcCAGAGACAGATGCTCAAAGTGCTTTCTGAAAATCTATTGGCAGATTGTCTGTGTTTCCCACAAAACTGTGGAGAAGGCTGTCATGCAGACTTCTGCGTGTCATCAACTGTGAAAATGCTATCaattctagaagaaaaaaaattattttctaatttagaGTATATTACTTCCCTCACCTCCTTTTGCCATGTGCTAATCCAAGAAAGGCAGTTTACaatgaaatgttaaaatgaTAAGTCAAATAATTTGTTCTGGTTCTGCCTTATGTTCATACTTAATCtgatcacattttatttttgcatcctgttaaaaaaaatagttgctcacaaatagtttatttttttcattttcatgtctACTGTTCTTCCTATTTAACCAACCAGATTCTGCCACGTCTTTATTTAACCAACCATTTACTCTAAAGCGTATAATCAAACCAGGAATTCTGAGAACTTACAATTGATTCAGTGTCCAAACTTTACTTTTACTTCCTCTCCAATAGCCAGGAGAGAGCAATCATGTGCTAGGCAGAAGATGAAAGTTTATAATAAATGCCTGTATTTTGAAACTTGtagggggtggggggaaagtCACTTGGCTTTCACTTAAAACATGTGATAATGAGATTAACCCTGAAGTGTATTTTGTGTGTAAATGCATCTTGTGTAGGAATGGGGAAGGACATTGAAGGGTGCGCTGTAGCAGAAGTCAGCAGTGAAGCATTCCTGGTGGAGGGAAGGAATTCCTTTCATACACAGGCCTTTGGAGGGGTCAGAGAGAACACTCCATGCACTGAAGCATAACGCTGatgttctcctgctgctctgtcactATGCTGCTATTTGCCCTGGCTTTTCTGCTCGTCATCCTTCAGCCGTCCGCTGGGCAGTTCCCCAGAGTCTGTGCGAACGTGCAGAGTTTGCTGAGCAAGGAGTGCTGTCCCccctgggatggagatgggTCCCCCTGTGGGGAGCTTTCCAGCAGAGGGTCCTGCCAGAACATCCTTCTCTCCCAGGCTCCTCTGGGACCACAGTTCCCTTTTTCAGGAGTGGATGACAGAGAGGACTGGCCCTCTGTATTTTACAACCGGACATGCAGATGTGAGGGCAACTTCATGGGATTCAACTGTGGGGAGTGCAAATTTGGCTTCTCCGGGCTCAACTGCACTGAAAGGCAAGtgaaaacaagaagaaacatCTTCCAGCTCACCGCCAGTGAGAAGAACAAGTTTCTTGCCTATCTTAACTTGGCGAAGAACATCCCTAGCCAGGACTACGTTATTGCTACGGGCACGTATAGCCAGATGAACAATGGCTCCAACCCCATGTTCAGAGACATCAATGTGTACGATCTCTTTGTGTGGATGCATTATTATGCCTCTCGAGACACGCTCCTAGGTGGGTCCAATGTGTGGCGGGACATTGATTTTGCCCACGAAGCCCCCGGTTTCCTGCCTTGGCATCGTGTCTTTCTGCTGATGTGGGAACGTCAGATCCAGAGGATAACGGGTGATGAGAACTTCACCATCCCCTACTGGGACTGGCGAGATGCAGAGGACTGTGAGGTCTGCAATGATGAGTACATGGGTGGCAGACATCCCACCAACCCTAATTTACTCAGCCCAGCATCAATTTTCTCCTCGTGGCAGGTAAGAACCAGGGAAAGGGAATGACCCCATCTGATTTTAAGCACCTAGATGAGGTGCACAAGATGGGGGTTTAGCCCTACTGCCTTCCCTTAGATACTCCTGGAGAGAAAGGAGGCGATACCAGCAAGCAAATCAGATTTTTAACAGTTCATTTGTAACTTTGTCTCATTTCTTTCTGACTGTAGGATTTAGGTTGTTTAATTAAGAACATAAAAGTGAAGTTGAAGGGGGAAAGTTATGCTTTTGTGTCCAAACATGGCCTTTAGCAGGTTAAACAAGCTTGACTCTGGTGTGCCAGTTAGGTGAGAGAAGCAGGATTTATGCACATAAATTTCTAGCACCATTGCAAAACAGTGGGTGACTGAATGATGGAAATAGAAGCAGGTGCTTCAGAGGTTTTTCAGGCACTCTACCCCTCTCCCACTGTGTTCCTCCCATCCATGAGTTAAAAACTATCAAATTTAACTAACCTGCTTTCAATGttaaacaaacagacaaacaagtAAACCAAACGTTAAGAGCAGAGAAGAATCAGCTGTATAATTCACATCAGTAGTCCaaagaaatagagaagaaataatATCTGTTGCTCAAAGGAGCTGAGAGGCAAATACAAAAGGGAATCTTGGCAATTAAAAGCACTTCAAATGAGGCCATAAAACACGGTGACATTACATCTACATGTAAGTGATAAGGTCCCATATAGCTGAACTATGGTGTCCTACTGTAACACTGTGGgctttttttgtctcttgctCATCCCTGCCACGTTGCCTAAAATACAGTGACAAAGGTCTATCAGCTTTAATAGACACACTTCATCATGACAATAGCAACAGTTGCTTCTGGTGTTGAAGTCTGTGATTATGTTCATCTAAATCTGCcttccatttatttctgcagcagcagcccaaatGAAGGTTGGGCAGTTTTAGTGATTTAACAGAGTGAGAAATTCAAGCGGCTCTGGGATATTCTGGCATATTACAAATCAGCACCCAACTGGGCTTACTGGGCTGGTTGTGCTGTATTTAGTCTTGATTTGTGCCCTCTGAATAATATAGGGTGGGAAGACCTCTAAATTCAAGCATTTGGAGATAGGGTAACAGAGCTATTTAAGCTATTCTGTGGCATACCTTTTTCTCCCTCAGACAGGAATCATTTCAGAGACCATTCCCAGGAGAATGTTTGCATAGAGACAccctgtaaaaatattttattgacaTAAACATGAATTATTGGGTGTCACTTGGCCTCAGTGCCTGAGAAATTTCCTGAACACTTTTAACTTAGTGTAGACATAAAATAGATAAGAATACAAATATGCATTTTCATCCCATTTACTAAAATTCTTCTTATTTCTAACAAGTTGAATCTGGATCAACCCTACTAGCTTAAGTAGATTGT
Proteins encoded:
- the TYR gene encoding tyrosinase — its product is MFSCCSVTMLLFALAFLLVILQPSAGQFPRVCANVQSLLSKECCPPWDGDGSPCGELSSRGSCQNILLSQAPLGPQFPFSGVDDREDWPSVFYNRTCRCEGNFMGFNCGECKFGFSGLNCTERQVKTRRNIFQLTASEKNKFLAYLNLAKNIPSQDYVIATGTYSQMNNGSNPMFRDINVYDLFVWMHYYASRDTLLGGSNVWRDIDFAHEAPGFLPWHRVFLLMWERQIQRITGDENFTIPYWDWRDAEDCEVCNDEYMGGRHPTNPNLLSPASIFSSWQVICTRSEDYNSQQALCSATSEGPIRRNPGNNDKSRTPRLPSSADVEFCLSLTQYESGPMDKMANYSFRNTLEGFADPQTAISNPAQSGLHNALHIYMNGSMSQVQGSANDPIFVLHHAFVDSIFERWLRRHRPMLEVYPAANAPIGHNRENYMVPFIPLYRNGEFFKPSRELGYDYEYLQEPALQSFQDFLTPYLQQARQIWPWLVGAAVFGGIVSAVLTGLIRACQKKKGGTSSEIQPLLIESEDYNNISYQSNF